From Bradyrhizobium sp. sBnM-33:
GCTTCCTTCCAGGCGAACTGGCTCTCGCCGCGCTCACCGAACGAGAGGCAGGCAATCTTGACGCGATAGCCCTTCTTGGCGTGCAGCGCGATCGCGCCGCCCGCGCGCCAGACGAAATCACCGGGATGCGCCGTAACCACGAGGCCCGCTTTTCCAGTATTGCTCATGATCGGGATTTCCTCCTTCGTTTATTGCACGTTGCCGGCCGCACCGGCAGCATGACTACTGTTTGGCAATTCCTGCCCGCTCGATCACCTCAGCCCATTTGCCGATGTCGGCCTTCAGCCGGTCGAGGATTTCGTCGGGCGAACTGGCCTTGGCCTCGATGCCGAGATCGAGCGCGCGCTTCTTCAGGTCGGGCATATCGAGCACTTCGCGCAGTGCGGCGTTGAGCGTCCTGATCACCTCCGGCGGCGTGCCCTTCGGGGCAAAGATCGCGTTCCAGGACCGCGCTTCGAAGTCCCCGCCGCCAGCTTCCTTCACGGTCGGCACGTCGGGCAGTAACGTGGTGCGCACGGGTCCTGAAGTCGACACGGCAATCGCCGCCTTGTCGGCAATGTGCGACTGCACCGCGCTATAGTTTTCAATCGCCATCTGGATATCGCCACGCAATAGCGCGATCAGAACCTCGGGCGAACTGCGGAAAGGCACGATGGTGACATCGATGCCGGCGGTCGATTTGAACAATTGCGCGGCGAGGTTCTGCGTCGAGCCGACATTGATGGTGCCGACATTGAGCGCGCCGGGCTTTTGCTTCGCCGCCTTGATAAATTCCGCCAGCGTCGGATACGGCGAGCCAGCCTGGGTGACAAAGATGAAGTCGAAATAGCCCATGCTCGAAACCGGCACGAAATCGGTCACCGGGTTGAACGTCAGGTTCTTGAACAGCGACACGGAAATCGCGGTGCCGTTGCTGAACAGCGCCAGCGTATAGCCGTCAGCGGGGGCGGACAGCACGGCGCGCGCCGCGTTGATACCCCCGGCGCCTGGCATGTTTCGATGACGAAGCGTTGGCCGAGCTTTTCGCCGAGTTTTTCGGTAACGAGCCGCGCCGTGACGTCAGCGACGCCGCCTGCGCCGAACGACAGGATCAACCGCACCGGCTTATTTGGATAATTTTGTGCGTCGGCGATTTGCGGCAGGAACAATGCCGCCGCCAGCGCAGCGATCGCGGCGAACAACGCGCCGCGCCGGCCCGAGGTATATCGCTCGCGTTTTTCCGCCATCGCTCGCGCTCCTTCAGAACTCGAACAGCCGCGCCGGATTATCGACCAGAATCTTCTGCTGCAGTTCCGGCTCCGGTGCAAACAGCGGAATGAGATCGACCAGATCGCCGTCGTTGGGCATCACCTTCACATTGGGGTGCGGCCAGTCGGTTCCCCAGATCACGCGGTCCGGCGCCGTCTCGACAATATGCCGCGCGAACGGCACCGCGTCGTGGAATGGCGGCCCGCCGGACGATACCCGCTCGCAGCCGCACACCTTGACCCAGCATTTCTCGTCCCGCTTCATCAGGTCGATCAGCGTCCGGAACGGAAGCTGGTCGAGACCGTCGGACGCCTTCACACGGCCCATATGATCGATGGTGTAGCGCACCGGCAATTTTGCCAGCGTCTCGGCATATTCGGGCAGATCTATCGCGTCGAAATGCAGGTCGATGTGCCAGCCGAGCGGCGCGACCATCGCGACGATACGGTGGAACGCCGCCATGTCGGGCACCCCGCCGAGATGCCGCACGAAATTGAAGCGGCAGCCGCGGAAACCGCCCTCATGCAAGTCGCGAAGGCCGCGCTCGGTGATGGTGTCGTCGATATTGGCGACGGCGCGAAAGGTGCCGTTGCTGACAGCGATCGCGTCGAGCGCCACGCGGTTATCGATACCGTGCACGCTGGCATTGACGATGACGGCGCGACCGATCCCGAGCTTCCTGTGCAGCCCCCGGAAATCCTCCAGCGGCGCGTCGGGCGGCGTATAGGGCCGACCGGGCGCGTAAGGGTATTTGTCGCCGGGGCCGAAGATATGGGTATGCGCGTCACACGCCAGCTCCGGAAGCTTGAATTTCGGCGTTCGTGTATTGGGATCGGGTCCGGGGATGGTCGGCTTGTCCATGGTGCCTTCTGCGGTGCTCGGTTCGGGCAGGTATCTAGTCGGGTGGATTTTCTTTCCGCTTTCGAGCGGTACCCACCGCATGCGGTTGTATTGGCTTGGTCCGGCGTGACGCGCCGTCGATGTGATTGATGTCGGGCGCCTGCAACGAGGCGACCGTCGCCGAGACGAGTTGCTCGATCGCTTCCGCCATATCGGCGCCGTCGGCTTCGCGGCGGGAGAGCCGCGTCACCCGCTCCGGATTGACGAGGGTGTAATAGAGCGCGCCGAGCAGGAATTGCGACCGCCACACGATCGTCGTCCGCGGCAGATGCGGCAGGCTTTCCGCGATGGCATCGATGAATGCGTTGGTGGTGTCGTCGAAGATTTCCGCGATGATTCGGCCCACCACGGCGTTGCCTTCGGCCGACATCACCGCGCGCAGCCGCGTGAACCGCGCCCCACCGCCGGCAAGATCGCTGCTCGACGAAAACGCGGGCTGCACATAGGCGCGCACAATCGCCTCCAGCCGGTCCTGAACGTCGCGCACGCGCCGTGCCGCCACCAGCAATTCGATGCGGCGCTTGTTCATCGGCCCGCAGTGGCGCTTGTAGATTTCGAGCAGCAAGCCGTCCTTGCTCTTGAAGTGATAGGTGATGCTGCCGGGGTTGGCGCCCGCCTCCAGCGCAATGTCGCGGATCGAGACGGCATTGAAGCCGCGCGTCGAGAACAACAGCTCGGCCGCGCTCAGGATGGCTTCCCGCATGTTCGGGTTTCGCGTCATGGCATTTGCTTTCCGTTCTCGAGTTTTGTACGTTTGTACAAAATATCAGGTCTAGTCAACAAAAACCCTATTCCAGAGGAAGGCGCCCGCATGTCCGTTTTCAGCAAGATCCTGCGCACCGTATTCGCAGCCGCCACGCTTTCGCTGGCGGCCACACACGCCTCCTCGGAGCAGTTCCCGACCCGGCCCGTGCGCATCCTGGTGCCCTATGCTGCCGGCGGCGCCGTCGACGTGCTGGCGCGCACGCTCGGGCAATCGCTGTCGAAGACCTGGCGGCAGCAGCCCGTCATCGAAAATCGGCCGGGCGCTGGCGGAATCATCGCCTCGCAGGCGCTCACGCAATCGGCGCCGGACGGCTACACGCTGATCCTGGTCGCCAGCGGCCATCCGCTGAACCAGTTCTTCTATCCAAAGCTGCCCTACGACACCTTCAAGGACTTCACCGCCATCAGCGAGATCGCCTACTCGCCGCTCGCAATCGTGGTGTCCAAAACCAACCCAGTGAAGAATTTGCAGGAGTTACTGGCGACAGCGCGTGCAAAGCCTGAGGCATTGTCGTACGGCATGTCCGGCAACGGCACCTCGGCGCATCTGGCCGGTGAACTCCTCAACCACATGGCGAAGGTGAAAATCCAGGCGATCCCCTACAAAGGCGGCGCACCTGCCCTCACGGCCGTGATCGCAGGTGAGATTCCCATGAGCGTCAACCCGCTGCCCGAGGTGGTCGGCCAACTCGAAGGCAATGCGGTGCGCGCTCTTGCCGTGACAACGGCCCAGCGCTCGAAGGTGTTGCCCGATGTTCCAACGGTCGCGGAAGCCGGCCTGCCCGGCTATGACGCCTCGGTCTGGTGGGGTTTTCTCGGTCCGGCCGGCATGGCGCCTGACCTAGTCGCCAAGATCCACGCCGACCTTGCTGCCGCCCTGAAGGATCCGGTGGTGCTCACCGCGCTGGAAAAGATGGGCGCCACGCCGGTCGGCAATTCGCCCAAGGATTTCGACGCCTTCATGCGCGCCGAAGCTGCGAAGTGGGAGCCGGTGCTGAAAGAGGCGAATATCAAGGTGCAATAAGGACTGCGAGCCGGCGTTGCGCGATCAGATCACCGCGCATTCGCCGGTGCATGCACGTGCCAGAGATCGGCGCGCCAGTGCAGCACGATCGCGAGCATTAGCGCGAGACCGGCAGCCGCGTAGAGTGTGCCGGTCGCCGCAAATCCGATCTCGTCGATCAGGCTGCCGGCGGCCAACAGGCCGATCGGCAGGCCGTAGATCACCATCATGCGCACGCCCATCACCCGGCCGCGAAAATTCTCGCTCGCGGTCCGCATCAGGATGACGGCGATCGAAATCATGGCGAGGCTTTGCGAAAAGCCTGCTACCACCAGACACACGATCGCGGTCGGCACCGTCTGCATCTGCGCAAACACCAGCAAGGTCGCGTACCAGACGACGGTCGCGCCGATCATCAGCCGCGCCACCCGGATGTCGCGGATCAGGCTCAATACGATCGAGCCGGCCAGCGAGCCGATCGCAAAACTTGCCGACAGATAGCCGAGCCCGGTCTGGTTGGTGCCGTAAATCGTCTTGGCGATATAGGGCAGCAGGCCGTTGGAAAGCGGATAGGCCGTCAAGTTGGCGAGGAACGCCACCCAGAGCGCGGCCTGCATCCGCGGCGTGGTCCAGACATAGGCGACCCCCTCCTTGAGATCGCGCAGCGGCGAGTGCTGCAATGCCCCGCGAGAAGCCTCGCCCGCCGCATCCGGCTTTGCCGGCGCGACGATGCACAGCGTCAGCGCGGTCGCGATAATATAGAGGGCGACGATCGCCACATAGGCCGGGCCCATGCCGAGCGAGGCAAACAAGCCGGCACCGCTCAGCGCGCCGGCGATGCGCGCGGTATCCATCGTGGTGCGCGAGATGCTGATTGCCCCAATCAACTGGCCATGCGGCATGATGGTCGCAACTAACGCGCCGCGCACGCCAAGATCCGATGGGCGGACGATGCCCATCACGGCCGCGATGACAAAAACGAAAATCGGCGCGAGGTGGCCCGACAGCGCCAAGGTCATCAGCACGGCCGCCAGTATCGCGTAGGTCGCGCGCATCATCGCCAGCAGATCGCGATGACCGATGCGGTCGCCGACGACGCCGAACATCGGCGCTACCAACGTACCGACATAGCCGAGTGAGGCGAACAGAGTAAGCAGCAGGACCGATCCGGTCTCGACCAGCACGTACCAGCCGAGAATCAGCGTTTCCATCTCGAACGCCCACGAGGTGAGCAGATCAGCCGGCCACTGAAAACGGTAGTTCCTGACGCGGAATGGTGCGAGCGCGGAGGATTGCGCCGGCTCGCTCAAAGTGCGTTGTCGCGATTCATCGCGGTCCACCCTGCCCTGTTTTTTGTTATGAAGAACTGGATAGCAAGCCGAGCCCTGCGTTTCAAGCAACCGCGTTTCAAGCAGCCGACATGGCCCTGGCGCGGTGCGAGAGCAACAGCCGCCGCACCTCGGCGGCCGATATCGCGGGGCTGAACAAATAGCCCTGCATCTCGGTGCAGCCGAGGATGTACAGCAAGTTCCGTTGCTGCTCGGTTTCGACACCCTCCGCTGTCGTCGTCATGTCGCTGGCGGCTGCGATGTTCACTACCGCCTGGATGATGGACGAGGATGCGCCGGGGCCTGCGATATCCCTGATGAAGGAGCGATCGATCTTGATCTTGTCGAATGGAAAGCGCTGCAGGTAACTGAGCGAGGAGTAGCCGGTGCCGAAATCGTCCAGCGCGATCCGGATACCCAGCTTGCGCAACTGGTGCAGCATATCGAGCGCCGCCTCGTCGTCGCGAATGAGCGGTGATTTCGAGCTCCAGCCTGCCCGCAGGAAGGCCGCACGCGGCGAGCGCCGCGGCTACGTTCAACGCCAACGATTGGCTCCTGAACTGCACCGGCGAGACGTTGACGGCGACGCGGACATGGTCCGGCCAGGTAGCGGCCTCGGCGCAGGCGGCATTGAGCACCCATGGTCCGAGCTGATTGATCAGACCGCTGTCTTCCGCGATCGGGATGAATTCCGCCGGCGAGATCATACCGCGTTCGGGGTGCCGCCACCGCAACAGCGCCTCGCAGGATGAGATCTTGCCGTCCTCGATGTTGACCACCGGCTGATAGTAGGTTTCGAGGCTGCCGTCGTTGATCGCCTGGCGCAGCTCGAGTTCCAGGCTTCGCCGCGTCTTGGCGCGCTGATCCATGCCGGCCTCAAAGAATCGATGGGTTCGCCGTCCGTCGCCCTTGGCGCCGTAGAGCGCCAGGTCTGCATTCCTCAACAGATGGTCGAGGTCCACCCCGTCGCCGGGGGCAAGCGCTATGCCGATGCTGGCATCGGTGGTGATCAGGTGCCCCATGCATTCAAAGGGCTGCCTGATCGCCGAATAGATTTCATCAACGAGCCGAGTGGTTTCCGAGCGATCCTTGATAGGCATTTGAATGACGGCGAACTCGTCGCCGCCGAGCCGGGCCGCCACGTCGGTTTCCCTCAAGCAACCGCGCAGGCGATCGGCGACGCCTTTGAGCAGCTCATCGCCGATCCGATGGCCGAGCGCGTCGTTGACGCTCTTGAATTCGTCGATGTCGATATAGAGCACCGCCAATTGCTCGCCTGGCCGGATCGCTGTGAGCGAACGTTCCAGCCGCTCGCGGAACAGGATCCGGTTCGGCAGGTCTGTCAGACCGTCGTAGTGCGCCAGATGCGCTATCTTTTCTTCCGCACGCTGGCGCTCGGTGATGTCTTCGATCGTAGCCACCCATCCGCCGCCCTTCAGCGGCCTGTTGATGATCTCGATCGCCCGGCCGCCCGGTGCTTCCGTAAGTTGACGCGTGGCCTTGCCGAGCGACACTTTCTGGATGATCGCGTTGCAGAATTCATCGACGTCGCCATCGAAGGATCCGGTTTCCTTCCGGTGGGCGATCAGCCGCTGCATCGTGCAGCCGGGCTTCGCCACGTCGGGCGACAATCCGAACATATCGAGATAGGGCTGGTTGCAAATGATGATCCGTGCGGATGCATCATACAGAACAAGGCCCTGCGGGATATTGTTCACGGCGATCGAGAGCTGGCGCCGCTCGGCCACCAGCCGCTGATCAGTCAGTCGGTCGCGCCGCAGCAACAGTCCGGCAACGACGGCCAGAACGGCGACGAGCGCCAGCAGGACGCGTTCGCGCAGGCCCCATCCGGAGGTCGCGATGCCGCCGATAACGGCCGCTGCGAGCAGAGCGCAGCATACTGCAAGCCGCGTGATCGCTCCGGCCCTTTGCGCAGGTCCGGCCGAACCGCTCGACGTTTGCGGGCCGCCGTCGATGTCCACCCCAGATGCCTCCCCGCGCGCATGCCCCGCCAAGATGCCCCGATTTGGCGAGCGGCATGCGCCAGATGAAAAGTTGGCGTGCGGTCGGACTCCAAAACGGAACTTGGCTTTCCGATCGCGCGTTGGCGATATTGGCGCAGCACTGAGGAAGGCCCGTTACAACTTGCAGTTAGCAATCTCTTACCCTGCACACGACCCGGGTCCGATCCGCAATCTGGAATGGGAGGTTACCGAGAGGAGGTCATCGGGAGGCTCCTCCCGTTCGAAGTGGTAAATGAATGATTAATCCGCAGCCGGCGTCGCGCCGGGTCGGAAATGCAAGAAAGCCCTTATTTTCCAGCGCGACAGGCACTCGACGGCACTGGCGAAGTTTCGCTGCAAATACGAATCCTGACCGAGATGCCGCAGATTTAGCTGATACGGAACCACGCCGGTTTAACCGTTTCTCTAGTCGGGGGCGCCCATAATGCTGGCCAGACCCCAATTCATGAGATCCAGGTTCAACACCGTGACATCCTTCGGACGTGTGATTTCCGTGCGCGGCTCCCTCGCCCGGGTCGGACTTCTGGCAACGGGCCAGATGCCCCTTTCCGAAGTGCGCGCCACCGTCGGCCGCTTCATCAGTATTCGCTGTGCGACATCTACCACCATCATCGCGATGATTACCGAGGTGTCGTGCGAGAATCAGCCAAGTTCTGATGAATACATCGCGACCGCATCGGTCGACCTGCTCGGCGAAATTCTCGGCGGCGACCGCCCTAAATTCCAACGCGGCGTCACCAATTATCCGACGATCGGCGACGCCGTCGACCTCGTCACCGCCCAGGACCTTCGCACCGTCTATGCGCCGAGCGGGTCGGACCAGATCAATGTCGGCACCTTGCAGCAGGACCGCTCGGTGATCGCCTATGTCGACGTCGAGGAGATGCTCTCCAAGCACTTCGCGGTCCTCGGTTCCACCGGCGTCGGCAAATCGACCAGCGTGTCGTTGCTGCTCAACGAGATTCTCAAGGCGCGGCCGAACCTGCGGATTTTCCTGCTCGACGTGCACAACGAATATGGCCGCTGCTTCGGTGACCGCGCGCTGGTAATGAACCCGCGCAATTTGAAACTGCCCTTCTGGCTGTTCAATTTCGAAGAGATCGTCGACGTGCTGTTCGGCGGCCGCCCGGGCGTGCCGGAAGAGCTCGACGTCCTCGCCGAAGTCATTCCGATGGCGAAGGGCATCTATACCCAGTATCAGAACTCCGACCGGCTCGGACTCAAGCGCATGGATCCCAAGTCGGTCGGCTACACCGTCGATACGCCGGTGCCGTATCGCCTCGTCGACCTGATCTCGCTGATCGACGAGCGGATGGGCAAGCTGGAGAACCGCTCCTCGCGCATCATCTATCACAAGCTGATCTCGCGCATCGAGACCGTACGCAACGATCCGCGCTACGCCTTCATGTTCGACAACGCCAATGTCGGCGGCGACACCATGGCGGAAGTCATCAGCCATCTGTTCCGGCTGCCTGCCAACGGCCGGCCGATGACCATCATGCAGCTCGCCGGCTTCCCCGCCGAAGTCGTTGATTCCGTCGTGTCGGTGCTGTGCCGCATGGCGTTCGATTTCGGCCTGTGGAGCGACGGCGTGTCGCCGCTGCTGTTCGTGTGCGAGGAAGCGCACCGTTACGCTTCCGCCGACCGCAACATCGGCTTCGGCCCGACGCGCAAGGCGGTCTCGCGCATTGCCAAAGAGGGGCGCAAATACGGCGTCTATCTCGGCCTCGTCACCCAGCGCCCGGCCGAACTCGACGCCACCATCATTTCCCAGTGCAATACGCTGTTTGCGATGCGCCTTGCCAACGACCGTGACCAGGCGCTGCTGCGCTCGGCCGTCTCGGACGC
This genomic window contains:
- a CDS encoding Bug family tripartite tricarboxylate transporter substrate binding protein encodes the protein MLSAPADGYTLALFSNGTAISVSLFKNLTFNPVTDFVPVSSMGYFDFIFVTQAGSPYPTLAEFIKAAKQKPGALNVGTINVGSTQNLAAQLFKSTAGIDVTIVPFRSSPEVLIALLRGDIQMAIENYSAVQSHIADKAAIAVSTSGPVRTTLLPDVPTVKEAGGGDFEARSWNAIFAPKGTPPEVIRTLNAALREVLDMPDLKKRALDLGIEAKASSPDEILDRLKADIGKWAEVIERAGIAKQ
- a CDS encoding amidohydrolase family protein, whose amino-acid sequence is MDKPTIPGPDPNTRTPKFKLPELACDAHTHIFGPGDKYPYAPGRPYTPPDAPLEDFRGLHRKLGIGRAVIVNASVHGIDNRVALDAIAVSNGTFRAVANIDDTITERGLRDLHEGGFRGCRFNFVRHLGGVPDMAAFHRIVAMVAPLGWHIDLHFDAIDLPEYAETLAKLPVRYTIDHMGRVKASDGLDQLPFRTLIDLMKRDEKCWVKVCGCERVSSGGPPFHDAVPFARHIVETAPDRVIWGTDWPHPNVKVMPNDGDLVDLIPLFAPEPELQQKILVDNPARLFEF
- a CDS encoding TetR/AcrR family transcriptional regulator, whose protein sequence is MTRNPNMREAILSAAELLFSTRGFNAVSIRDIALEAGANPGSITYHFKSKDGLLLEIYKRHCGPMNKRRIELLVAARRVRDVQDRLEAIVRAYVQPAFSSSSDLAGGGARFTRLRAVMSAEGNAVVGRIIAEIFDDTTNAFIDAIAESLPHLPRTTIVWRSQFLLGALYYTLVNPERVTRLSRREADGADMAEAIEQLVSATVASLQAPDINHIDGASRRTKPIQPHAVGTARKRKENPPD
- a CDS encoding tripartite tricarboxylate transporter substrate binding protein, which codes for MSVFSKILRTVFAAATLSLAATHASSEQFPTRPVRILVPYAAGGAVDVLARTLGQSLSKTWRQQPVIENRPGAGGIIASQALTQSAPDGYTLILVASGHPLNQFFYPKLPYDTFKDFTAISEIAYSPLAIVVSKTNPVKNLQELLATARAKPEALSYGMSGNGTSAHLAGELLNHMAKVKIQAIPYKGGAPALTAVIAGEIPMSVNPLPEVVGQLEGNAVRALAVTTAQRSKVLPDVPTVAEAGLPGYDASVWWGFLGPAGMAPDLVAKIHADLAAALKDPVVLTALEKMGATPVGNSPKDFDAFMRAEAAKWEPVLKEANIKVQ
- a CDS encoding MFS transporter, whose product is MSEPAQSSALAPFRVRNYRFQWPADLLTSWAFEMETLILGWYVLVETGSVLLLTLFASLGYVGTLVAPMFGVVGDRIGHRDLLAMMRATYAILAAVLMTLALSGHLAPIFVFVIAAVMGIVRPSDLGVRGALVATIMPHGQLIGAISISRTTMDTARIAGALSGAGLFASLGMGPAYVAIVALYIIATALTLCIVAPAKPDAAGEASRGALQHSPLRDLKEGVAYVWTTPRMQAALWVAFLANLTAYPLSNGLLPYIAKTIYGTNQTGLGYLSASFAIGSLAGSIVLSLIRDIRVARLMIGATVVWYATLLVFAQMQTVPTAIVCLVVAGFSQSLAMISIAVILMRTASENFRGRVMGVRMMVIYGLPIGLLAAGSLIDEIGFAATGTLYAAAGLALMLAIVLHWRADLWHVHAPANAR
- a CDS encoding ATP-binding protein, giving the protein MRSRFNTVTSFGRVISVRGSLARVGLLATGQMPLSEVRATVGRFISIRCATSTTIIAMITEVSCENQPSSDEYIATASVDLLGEILGGDRPKFQRGVTNYPTIGDAVDLVTAQDLRTVYAPSGSDQINVGTLQQDRSVIAYVDVEEMLSKHFAVLGSTGVGKSTSVSLLLNEILKARPNLRIFLLDVHNEYGRCFGDRALVMNPRNLKLPFWLFNFEEIVDVLFGGRPGVPEELDVLAEVIPMAKGIYTQYQNSDRLGLKRMDPKSVGYTVDTPVPYRLVDLISLIDERMGKLENRSSRIIYHKLISRIETVRNDPRYAFMFDNANVGGDTMAEVISHLFRLPANGRPMTIMQLAGFPAEVVDSVVSVLCRMAFDFGLWSDGVSPLLFVCEEAHRYASADRNIGFGPTRKAVSRIAKEGRKYGVYLGLVTQRPAELDATIISQCNTLFAMRLANDRDQALLRSAVSDAAANLLSFVPSLGTREVLAFGEGVALPTRLRFKEVPVHQLPRSEATIATVPSVSAGHDMHFVSAVLERWRGATSHRDVPNDPSISDRPAARVMTPVEAPMLQPSMGLDPDRFSLLKKPLR